Part of the Actinomycetota bacterium genome, GAGCTGCAGGCCGACCCGGACGGCACAGCGTGGGTGATGGTGCACACGGGTTCCCGCAACGTCGGCAAACAGGTGGCCGAGCACTTCGACCGCGTCGCACGCGAGGTGAACCGTCGCGAGGGCTCTCCGGTGCCGCTTGAGTGGGGTCTCGCACACCTTGCCTGCGATAGCGACGAGGGTGCCGAGTACCTGGCGGCGATGGACTGGTGCCTACGCTTTGCGCGCGAGAGCCGTCGGCTCATCGCCGAAGCCGTGCAGACCGCGCTGGGCAGGCGCTTCGCCGGAGTGCCGCGGCAGCCCGCCGTCGACGTCCACCACAACTACGCGTCGATCGAACGCCACTTCGGCGAGGAGGTCGTCATGCATCGCAAGGGAGCGGTTCGTGCGCACGGTATCGTCCTCGTGCCGGGGTCGATGGGGACCGTCTCGTATGTCGGCGAGGGTCTCGCGAATCCCGACTCCTTCGAGTCCTGCAGCCACGGCGCAGGCCGCGCCATGGGTCGGAAAGCCGCGATGCGAGCTCTTCCCCGTGATGCTGTGCTGGCCGAACTCGAGGAGCGCGACATCCGGCTCTTCAAGCGAGACTACCGCGATATCGCCGAGGAGGCACCCGAAGCCTACAAGGACATCGACGACGTCATGCGCTGGCAGAGCGACCTTGTGGAGGCGCGCATCCCTCTTCGGCCGCTCGGAGTGGTGAAGGGGTGATGTGGATGCCGGCACTCCGGGTCGAGCTCGCGCATCCGTGGCGGATCTCCCGCGAAGAAGCTGCGTACATCCAGCGGGACCTCGCGCGCTTCGTCGAGCTGCGCCCCCTGCCTGCCGAAGGCTCCGCGAGCCCGCGTCTGGCGGCCGGCGTCGACGTCGCCTACGCCAAGGACGGCCCGTGCGCGTGGGCCGTCGCAGTCGTAATGGACCGGCG contains:
- a CDS encoding RtcB family protein, encoding MRTIDTERVPIFVWGEAIDEATLAQTRNLANLPFAFHHVALLPDAHVGYGMPIGGVLAARGQVIPHAVGLDIGCGVCAWKTNIPAKDLLPVRDAILREVQRAVPQGFNWHRSSQAGRTGLFGDVPDVPALQAESAKAERQLGSLGGGNHFIELQADPDGTAWVMVHTGSRNVGKQVAEHFDRVAREVNRREGSPVPLEWGLAHLACDSDEGAEYLAAMDWCLRFARESRRLIAEAVQTALGRRFAGVPRQPAVDVHHNYASIERHFGEEVVMHRKGAVRAHGIVLVPGSMGTVSYVGEGLANPDSFESCSHGAGRAMGRKAAMRALPRDAVLAELEERDIRLFKRDYRDIAEEAPEAYKDIDDVMRWQSDLVEARIPLRPLGVVKG